The proteins below are encoded in one region of Streptomyces marianii:
- a CDS encoding TVP38/TMEM64 family protein has protein sequence MLDPVSGPRGGFALRFGRVLLSPWSRLALLVAVLAAAASAVMAYEPQRLLVAGWPPQVGGATAVALFAAAYGLCTAAFVPRPLLNLAAGALFGSQAGLAAAIAGTVLGAGIAFTLGRFLGQEALRPLLRGRLLEAADGQLSRHGFRSMLALRLFPGIPFAATNYCAAVSRMGYVPFVLATGLGSVPNTAAYVIAGSTAASPTSPVFLAATGFIVVSALAGATVAWRKRHRLSRGA, from the coding sequence ATGCTCGACCCCGTCTCCGGGCCGCGCGGCGGCTTCGCTCTCCGATTCGGCCGCGTCCTTCTCTCCCCCTGGTCCCGCCTGGCCCTGCTCGTCGCCGTCCTGGCGGCCGCGGCGTCGGCGGTCATGGCGTACGAGCCGCAGCGCCTGCTGGTGGCGGGCTGGCCGCCCCAGGTCGGCGGCGCGACCGCGGTGGCGCTCTTCGCCGCGGCGTACGGGCTGTGCACCGCTGCGTTCGTCCCGCGCCCCCTGCTGAACCTGGCCGCGGGAGCCCTCTTCGGTTCGCAGGCCGGTCTGGCGGCCGCGATCGCCGGCACGGTCCTGGGCGCGGGCATCGCCTTCACCCTGGGGCGGTTCCTCGGCCAGGAGGCGCTGCGGCCGCTGCTGCGCGGCCGCCTGCTCGAGGCAGCCGACGGCCAGTTGAGCCGGCACGGGTTCCGCTCGATGCTCGCGCTGCGGCTTTTCCCCGGCATCCCGTTCGCCGCCACCAACTACTGCGCCGCCGTGTCCCGCATGGGCTATGTCCCCTTCGTGCTGGCCACCGGCCTCGGCTCGGTCCCGAACACCGCGGCGTACGTGATCGCCGGCAGCACCGCGGCCTCGCCGACATCGCCCGTCTTCCTTGCCGCGACGGGCTTCATCGTCGTCTCGGCCCTGGCCGGCGCCACCGTCGCCTGGCGCAAGCGCCACCGCCTGTCGCGCGGCGCCTGA
- a CDS encoding patatin-like phospholipase family protein yields the protein MADMDHRGAERGTDGGAPSGRRGTALVLGGGGLAGIGWEIGVLHGLAEAGADVCAADLVVGTSAGSVVGVQLSSGLLTLPELYERQLADPEGEVPAGMGPAVLARYVWGVLRSRDAEAYGARMGRLALSARTEPEEARRAVFAARLLTHEWPAARRLVVTAVDAVTGEFHAFDRESGVGLLDAVGASCAVPGVWPPVTIDGRRFIDGGVRSSTNADLAAGYGTVVIVAPISVGGGPVPSARAQAARLAAAGARVVLITPDRAARRAFGRNVLDPARRAPAARAGRAQAVAHADAVRAVLPV from the coding sequence ATGGCGGACATGGATCACAGAGGTGCGGAGCGGGGTACCGACGGGGGAGCACCGTCGGGGCGACGGGGGACCGCGCTCGTGCTGGGTGGGGGCGGGCTCGCCGGCATCGGCTGGGAGATCGGCGTCCTGCACGGTCTCGCCGAGGCCGGGGCGGACGTCTGCGCGGCCGATCTGGTCGTCGGTACGTCGGCGGGATCCGTGGTCGGCGTCCAGCTCTCCTCCGGACTGCTCACCCTTCCGGAGCTGTATGAGCGTCAGCTCGCCGACCCGGAGGGGGAGGTTCCCGCCGGCATGGGGCCCGCCGTGCTCGCCCGCTACGTCTGGGGGGTGCTGCGCTCACGGGACGCCGAGGCGTACGGCGCGCGCATGGGACGGCTCGCGCTGTCCGCCCGCACCGAGCCGGAGGAGGCACGCCGCGCCGTCTTCGCCGCACGGCTCCTCACCCACGAATGGCCCGCGGCGCGCCGTCTCGTCGTCACCGCGGTGGACGCCGTCACCGGGGAGTTCCACGCGTTCGACCGGGAGAGCGGGGTCGGCCTGCTCGACGCCGTCGGCGCCAGTTGCGCCGTGCCGGGAGTCTGGCCGCCCGTCACCATCGACGGGCGGCGCTTCATCGACGGCGGGGTGCGCTCGTCCACGAACGCGGATCTCGCGGCCGGGTACGGCACCGTCGTCATCGTCGCGCCCATCTCGGTCGGCGGCGGCCCCGTGCCGTCCGCACGTGCCCAGGCCGCCCGGCTCGCCGCGGCCGGGGCGCGCGTCGTGCTGATCACCCCGGACCGCGCGGCCCGGAGGGCGTTCGGGCGCAACGTGCTCGACCCCGCGCGCCGGGCGCCCGCCGCCCGTGCAGGCCGCGCCCAGGCGGTTGCGCACGCGGACGCCGTACGGGCGGTCCTGCCGGTCTGA
- a CDS encoding undecaprenyl-diphosphate phosphatase — protein MSWFESLILGLVQGLTEFLPISSSAHLRLTAAFAGWHDPGAAFTAITQIGTETAVLIYFRKDIARIVSAWFRSLTDKAMRRDHDAQMGWLVIVGSIPIGVLGVTLKDQIEGPFRDLRLTATMLIVMGIVLGVADRLAARDETGGKHRVVRERKSLRDLSVKDGLIFGVCQAMALIPGVSRSGATISGGLLMGYTREAAARYSFLLAIPAVLASGVFELKDAGEGHVSWGPTVFATVIAFAVGYAVIAWFMKFITTKSFMPFVIYRIILGILIFILVGTDVLSPHAGESGG, from the coding sequence ATGTCGTGGTTCGAATCACTCATCCTCGGGCTCGTCCAGGGGCTGACGGAGTTCCTCCCCATCTCCTCCAGCGCGCATCTGCGCCTGACCGCGGCCTTCGCGGGCTGGCACGACCCGGGTGCGGCGTTCACCGCGATCACCCAGATCGGCACCGAGACGGCGGTGCTCATCTACTTCCGCAAGGACATCGCCCGCATCGTCAGCGCCTGGTTCCGCTCGCTGACGGACAAGGCGATGCGCCGGGACCACGACGCCCAGATGGGCTGGCTGGTGATCGTCGGATCCATCCCGATCGGCGTGCTCGGCGTCACGCTCAAGGACCAGATCGAGGGGCCGTTCCGCGACCTGCGGCTGACCGCCACGATGCTCATCGTCATGGGCATCGTCCTCGGTGTGGCCGACCGCCTGGCGGCCCGGGACGAGACGGGCGGCAAGCACCGCGTCGTGCGGGAGCGGAAGTCGCTGCGGGACCTGTCCGTCAAGGACGGCCTGATCTTCGGCGTGTGCCAGGCCATGGCCCTGATCCCGGGCGTCTCCCGCTCCGGCGCCACGATCAGCGGTGGCCTGCTGATGGGCTACACCCGCGAGGCGGCTGCCCGTTACTCGTTCCTGCTGGCGATCCCGGCCGTGCTCGCCTCGGGCGTCTTCGAGCTGAAGGACGCGGGTGAAGGCCATGTGTCGTGGGGCCCGACCGTCTTCGCGACGGTCATCGCCTTCGCCGTCGGCTACGCGGTGATCGCGTGGTTCATGAAGTTCATCACCACGAAGTCCTTCATGCCGTTCGTCATCTACCGGATCATCCTCGGCATCCTGATCTTCATCCTGGTCGGCACCGACGTACTGAGCCCGCACGCGGGCGAATCCGGCGGCTGA
- a CDS encoding gamma carbonic anhydrase family protein yields the protein MAERERALISAVGGKEPRIAPEAFTAPTSVVIGDVTMEAGASVWYHTVLRADCGPIVLGADSNIQDNCTVHVDPGFPVTVGARVSVGHNAVLHGCTVEDDVLVGMGATVLNGAHIGAGSLVAAQALVPQGMRVPPGSLVAGVPAKVKRELTDEEREGINLNAAMYLELAKGHRAALDG from the coding sequence ATGGCTGAGCGCGAGCGGGCACTGATCTCGGCGGTCGGCGGCAAGGAACCGCGGATCGCCCCGGAGGCGTTCACCGCGCCGACGTCCGTGGTGATCGGGGACGTCACCATGGAGGCGGGCGCGAGCGTCTGGTACCACACCGTGCTGCGCGCCGACTGCGGGCCGATCGTCCTCGGGGCCGACAGCAACATCCAGGACAACTGCACCGTCCACGTCGACCCCGGGTTCCCGGTGACCGTCGGCGCACGCGTCTCCGTCGGTCACAACGCCGTGCTCCACGGCTGCACCGTCGAGGACGACGTCCTCGTGGGCATGGGCGCGACCGTCCTCAACGGCGCCCACATCGGCGCCGGGTCCCTCGTCGCGGCGCAGGCGCTGGTGCCGCAGGGCATGCGCGTGCCGCCGGGGTCCCTCGTCGCCGGCGTCCCCGCCAAGGTCAAGCGCGAGCTCACGGACGAGGAGCGCGAGGGCATCAACCTCAACGCGGCGATGTACCTGGAGCTGGCGAAGGGCCACCGGGCGGCGCTCGACGGCTGA
- a CDS encoding IS30 family transposase — MDFEIRKVRTAQGPVKLRREREAYSRLVQQGYSNTEACRIVGVDRRTGNKWRNGRSADRRQKAAPPISAVAPPSGTSRYLREEERIHIADRLREKATVRAIAAELGRSPSTVSREIRRNRTDGARGRWHYRPHAAQARADARRPRPKSRKISENPELRAAVQAMLDEKWSPEQICHALRAQFPDRPEMHVVHETVYQALYVQGRGQLRRELAGALRSGRARRRPQRQANCRQPRFTTPMVMISERPAEIEDRAVPGHWEGDLIIGKDGKSAIGTLVERATRYVMLLHLPGDHGAESVLTSLTSTVQTLPAHLKRSLTWDQGSEMARHGEFTLATDIPVYFCDPASPWQRGSNENTNGLLRQYFPKGTDLSVHTPAHLAAVADQLNRRPRKTLGWETPAERLHKLLTA, encoded by the coding sequence ATGGACTTCGAGATCCGCAAGGTGCGGACCGCGCAGGGGCCTGTGAAGCTGCGCCGGGAGCGGGAGGCATACTCCCGGCTCGTGCAGCAGGGATACAGCAACACGGAAGCCTGCCGGATCGTCGGTGTTGACCGGCGAACCGGCAACAAGTGGCGTAACGGCCGCAGCGCCGACCGTCGGCAGAAGGCGGCACCACCGATTTCCGCGGTGGCGCCGCCTTCCGGCACGTCCAGGTACCTGCGCGAGGAGGAGCGGATCCACATCGCCGACCGGTTGCGGGAGAAGGCCACGGTGCGGGCGATCGCCGCGGAGCTGGGCCGCAGCCCGTCCACGGTCAGCCGGGAGATCCGCCGCAACCGAACGGACGGCGCACGCGGCCGGTGGCACTACCGCCCTCACGCAGCCCAGGCCCGCGCCGATGCACGCCGGCCCCGCCCCAAGAGCCGCAAGATCAGCGAGAACCCCGAGCTTCGGGCCGCTGTCCAGGCAATGCTGGACGAGAAGTGGAGCCCGGAGCAGATATGCCACGCTCTGCGGGCACAGTTCCCCGACCGGCCGGAGATGCACGTGGTCCACGAGACCGTCTACCAGGCCCTCTACGTCCAGGGCAGAGGCCAGCTGCGGCGCGAGCTCGCAGGCGCCCTGCGCTCCGGGCGGGCCCGCCGCAGGCCGCAGAGGCAGGCGAACTGCCGCCAGCCGCGTTTCACCACCCCGATGGTCATGATCAGCGAACGGCCCGCTGAGATCGAGGACCGGGCCGTGCCCGGTCACTGGGAGGGCGACCTGATCATCGGCAAGGACGGCAAGTCCGCGATCGGCACCCTGGTCGAACGCGCCACCCGCTACGTCATGCTCCTGCACCTGCCCGGCGACCACGGCGCCGAGAGCGTCCTGACCTCCCTGACATCCACCGTCCAGACCCTGCCCGCCCACCTGAAGCGGTCCCTGACCTGGGACCAGGGCAGTGAGATGGCCCGGCACGGCGAGTTCACCCTCGCCACCGACATCCCGGTCTACTTCTGCGACCCCGCCAGCCCCTGGCAGCGCGGCTCGAACGAGAACACCAACGGCCTGCTGCGGCAGTACTTCCCCAAGGGCACCGACCTGTCGGTCCACACCCCCGCGCACCTGGCCGCCGTCGCCGACCAGCTCAACCGCCGCCCACGCAAAACACTCGGCTGGGAAACCCCAGCCGAGCGCCTGCATAAACTGCTCACGGCCTGA
- a CDS encoding DUF4442 domain-containing protein — protein sequence MSADQMSVGELLAATVPMAGTLNLEFLETSAERAVVRLPDQADYHNHVGGPHAGAMFTLAESASGAIVLAAFGEQLTRAVPLAVTAEIAYRKLAKGVVTATATLGRPVAEVVAELDAGGRPEFPVTVAITRDSDDAVTGEMTVVWTLRPNG from the coding sequence ATGAGTGCAGACCAGATGTCCGTCGGTGAGCTGCTCGCCGCCACGGTCCCCATGGCCGGGACCCTGAACCTGGAGTTCCTGGAGACCTCCGCCGAGCGTGCCGTCGTCCGGTTGCCGGACCAGGCCGACTACCACAACCACGTCGGCGGGCCGCACGCCGGGGCGATGTTCACGCTCGCCGAGTCCGCCAGCGGCGCGATCGTGCTCGCCGCCTTCGGAGAGCAGCTGACCCGTGCCGTGCCGCTCGCGGTGACGGCCGAGATCGCCTACAGGAAGCTCGCCAAGGGCGTCGTCACCGCCACCGCGACCCTCGGGCGCCCCGTGGCGGAGGTCGTCGCGGAACTGGACGCCGGGGGGCGCCCCGAGTTCCCGGTGACCGTCGCGATCACCCGTGACTCGGACGACGCGGTTACCGGTGAGATGACGGTCGTCTGGACGCTGCGCCCGAACGGCTGA
- a CDS encoding MFS transporter produces MTSRTPLPRRRPEWVGRNYSLLTAAAIVTNLGTHGALIAAAFAVLESGGDGGDVGLVAAARTLPLVLFLLIGGAIADRLPRHRVMVAANALNCVSQAAFAALVLAGDPQLWQMMLLTALCGTGQAFFNPAAEGMLMSTVDGEHAGRAFALFRMAMHGAGIGGAALGGAMIAAVGPGWVLAVDAAAFAVAGALRAFLDVGHIPERAPGDGLLADLRDGWREVTGRPWLWSIVAQFSVVVAVVGAADAVYGPLVAEESLGGARPWGLALAAFGAGTLGGALLMMRWKPRRMLLVGTLCVFPLALPSAALAVPVQIGALIVVMFVSGAAIEVFGVAWMTALHQEIPEEKLSRVCAYDWFGSTAMLPLSTALAGPAESFFGRETALWGCAVLIVLVTALVLLVPDVRNLTRRTKHVAGHGPGPAPAAGTATELHTQETMYPAPAPATPAAEDP; encoded by the coding sequence GTGACTTCTCGTACGCCGCTCCCCCGCCGCCGTCCCGAGTGGGTCGGCCGCAACTACTCGCTGCTGACCGCCGCCGCGATCGTCACGAACCTGGGCACGCACGGCGCGCTGATCGCGGCGGCGTTCGCGGTACTGGAGTCCGGCGGCGACGGCGGCGACGTGGGCCTGGTCGCTGCGGCCCGCACCCTCCCGCTCGTGCTGTTCCTGCTCATCGGCGGGGCCATCGCGGACCGGCTGCCACGGCACCGGGTGATGGTGGCCGCCAACGCGCTCAACTGTGTGTCGCAGGCGGCGTTCGCCGCGCTGGTGCTGGCCGGTGATCCGCAGCTGTGGCAGATGATGCTGCTCACCGCGCTCTGCGGCACGGGGCAGGCGTTCTTCAACCCCGCCGCCGAGGGCATGCTGATGTCCACGGTCGACGGCGAGCACGCCGGCCGGGCGTTCGCGCTCTTCCGGATGGCGATGCACGGTGCGGGCATCGGCGGCGCGGCACTCGGCGGGGCCATGATCGCCGCCGTCGGCCCGGGCTGGGTACTCGCCGTCGACGCGGCCGCCTTCGCGGTCGCCGGCGCGCTCCGCGCGTTCCTCGACGTCGGTCACATCCCGGAACGGGCTCCCGGCGACGGACTGCTCGCCGATCTGCGGGACGGCTGGCGCGAGGTGACCGGCCGCCCCTGGCTGTGGTCGATCGTGGCGCAGTTCTCGGTCGTGGTCGCCGTCGTGGGTGCCGCCGACGCCGTGTACGGGCCGCTGGTCGCCGAGGAGTCGCTGGGCGGAGCACGCCCGTGGGGTCTGGCGCTGGCGGCGTTCGGCGCGGGCACGCTGGGCGGGGCGCTGCTGATGATGCGCTGGAAGCCCCGGCGGATGCTGCTCGTCGGCACGCTGTGCGTGTTCCCGCTGGCGCTCCCCTCGGCGGCGCTCGCCGTGCCGGTGCAGATCGGTGCCCTGATCGTGGTCATGTTCGTCAGCGGTGCCGCGATCGAGGTGTTCGGCGTCGCGTGGATGACCGCACTGCACCAGGAGATCCCGGAGGAGAAGCTGTCCCGGGTCTGTGCGTACGACTGGTTCGGTTCGACCGCCATGCTGCCGCTGTCGACGGCCCTGGCCGGACCGGCGGAGAGCTTCTTCGGCCGGGAGACCGCCCTGTGGGGCTGCGCGGTGCTGATCGTCCTCGTGACGGCGCTGGTGCTGCTGGTCCCGGACGTACGGAATCTGACGCGCCGTACGAAGCATGTGGCCGGCCACGGCCCCGGCCCGGCACCGGCCGCCGGAACGGCCACCGAGCTCCACACGCAAGAAACCATGTACCCGGCCCCGGCCCCGGCCACGCCGGCGGCGGAGGATCCGTGA
- the tuf gene encoding elongation factor Tu: MPKTAYVRTKPHLNIGTMGHVDHGKTTLTAAITKVLSERGTGTFVPFDRIDRAPEEAARGITINIAHVEYETDTRHYAHVDMPGHADYVKNMVTGAAQLDGAILVVSALDGIMPQTAEHVLLARQVGVDHIVVALNKADAGDPELTDLVELEVRELLTAHGYGGDSVPVVRVSGLRALEGDPRWTAAVEALLDAVDTYVPMPVRYTDAPFLLPVENVLTITGRGTVVTGAVERGSVRVGDQVEVLGADTATVVTGLETFGKPMDSAEAGDNVALLLRGVPRDAVRRGHVVAAPGSVTPSRRFTAQVYVLSGREGGRTTPITTGYRPQFYIRTADVVGDVDLGGAAVARPGDTVDMTVELGRDVPLEPGLGFAVREGGRTVGAGTVTGLV, translated from the coding sequence ATGCCCAAGACGGCATACGTGCGCACCAAGCCGCACCTCAACATCGGCACCATGGGCCACGTGGACCACGGCAAGACCACCCTGACCGCGGCCATCACCAAGGTCCTCAGCGAGCGCGGGACCGGCACCTTCGTGCCGTTCGACAGGATCGACCGCGCCCCGGAGGAGGCCGCCCGCGGCATCACCATCAACATCGCGCACGTCGAGTACGAGACCGACACCCGGCACTACGCCCACGTCGACATGCCCGGGCACGCCGACTACGTGAAGAACATGGTCACCGGTGCCGCCCAGCTGGACGGCGCCATCCTCGTCGTCTCCGCGCTGGACGGGATCATGCCGCAGACCGCGGAGCACGTCCTGTTGGCCCGTCAGGTCGGCGTCGACCACATCGTCGTGGCCCTGAACAAGGCCGACGCGGGCGACCCCGAGCTGACCGACCTCGTCGAACTGGAGGTGCGCGAGCTGCTGACCGCGCACGGATACGGCGGGGACTCGGTGCCGGTCGTGCGGGTTTCCGGCCTCAGGGCGCTGGAAGGGGACCCGCGCTGGACGGCCGCCGTGGAGGCGCTGCTCGACGCCGTCGACACCTATGTGCCGATGCCGGTCCGCTACACGGACGCGCCGTTCCTCCTTCCGGTGGAGAACGTCCTCACCATCACCGGCCGGGGCACGGTCGTCACCGGGGCGGTCGAGCGGGGCAGCGTCCGCGTCGGCGACCAGGTCGAGGTGCTCGGGGCCGACACGGCCACGGTCGTCACCGGTCTGGAGACCTTCGGCAAGCCCATGGACTCCGCGGAGGCCGGGGACAACGTGGCCCTGCTGCTGCGGGGCGTTCCGCGCGACGCGGTCCGCCGCGGCCACGTGGTGGCCGCTCCCGGCAGTGTGACGCCGAGCCGTCGGTTCACCGCACAGGTGTATGTGCTGTCCGGCCGTGAGGGAGGCCGGACGACACCGATCACCACCGGCTACCGGCCGCAGTTCTACATCCGGACCGCGGACGTCGTCGGGGACGTGGACCTGGGCGGGGCGGCGGTCGCCCGGCCGGGCGACACGGTCGACATGACCGTCGAGCTGGGCCGTGACGTGCCGTTGGAGCCCGGCCTGGGCTTCGCGGTCCGCGAGGGCGGCCGGACCGTGGGCGCGGGTACCGTCACCGGTCTGGTCTGA
- a CDS encoding CsbD family protein, which translates to MGKAKAKAKQAKGKMKETAGKAMGDRQMQVEGRGEQMAGKAHEAAHDTGERMKKSGR; encoded by the coding sequence ATGGGCAAGGCAAAGGCCAAGGCGAAGCAGGCCAAGGGCAAGATGAAGGAAACCGCCGGCAAGGCCATGGGCGACCGCCAGATGCAGGTCGAGGGCCGTGGCGAGCAGATGGCGGGCAAGGCCCATGAGGCCGCGCACGACACCGGCGAGCGGATGAAGAAGTCCGGCCGCTGA
- a CDS encoding DNA alkylation repair protein, producing the protein MTLPVPRSALADTVLERLTVTYPAAADPVRAREAAAYMKDVAPFLGIRTPERRALSRTVLDGTPAPTEADCTAVALRCWELPEREYHYFAADYLRRHVGRCSAEFIPVARRLITTVSWWDTVDTLAAHVVGPLVAADPALVRVMDRWIDDDDLWVARTALLHQLRHKEATDEERLFRYCLRRSGHPDFFIRKAVGWSLREYAKTAPDAVRAFVDSARGRLAPLSEREALKNL; encoded by the coding sequence ATGACGCTTCCGGTGCCGCGCAGCGCCCTCGCCGACACGGTGCTCGAACGGCTCACCGTGACCTACCCGGCGGCCGCCGACCCGGTCCGGGCCCGGGAGGCTGCCGCGTACATGAAGGATGTCGCGCCCTTCCTCGGGATCCGCACGCCCGAACGCCGCGCGCTGTCCCGAACGGTCCTCGACGGCACGCCCGCGCCCACGGAGGCCGACTGCACGGCCGTCGCCCTGCGCTGCTGGGAGCTGCCCGAGCGCGAGTACCACTACTTCGCCGCCGACTACCTGCGGCGACACGTCGGACGCTGCTCCGCGGAGTTCATCCCGGTGGCGCGCCGGCTGATCACCACCGTCTCCTGGTGGGACACCGTGGACACCCTCGCCGCGCACGTCGTCGGCCCGCTCGTCGCCGCGGACCCCGCGCTGGTCCGCGTGATGGACCGCTGGATCGACGACGACGACCTCTGGGTCGCCCGGACGGCCCTGCTCCACCAGCTGCGCCACAAGGAGGCCACGGACGAGGAGCGGCTGTTCCGGTACTGCCTTCGCCGGTCCGGCCACCCGGACTTCTTCATCCGCAAGGCCGTCGGCTGGAGCCTGCGCGAGTACGCCAAGACCGCCCCGGACGCCGTACGCGCCTTCGTCGACTCCGCCCGCGGCCGGCTCGCGCCGCTCTCCGAGCGGGAAGCGCTGAAGAACCTCTGA
- a CDS encoding DedA family protein, with the protein MHVQEWLETVPAVAVYVLVGAVIGLESLGIPLPGEIVLVSSALLASQHGDINPWVLGTCATAGAIIGDSIGYAIGRRGGRPLLAWCGGKFPKHFSEANIALAERSFQKWGMWAVFFGRFVALLRIFAGPLAGVLRMPYWKFLIANVFGGILWAGGTTAVVYSVGIVAEAWLKRFSWLGLVLAVAFGLTSMLVLKSRAKKAAARAGAARADDAAATAPEDGAAAASPTVQVGAARK; encoded by the coding sequence TTGCACGTCCAGGAGTGGCTCGAGACCGTGCCGGCGGTGGCCGTCTACGTCCTGGTGGGCGCGGTCATCGGACTCGAGAGCCTCGGGATTCCGCTACCGGGCGAGATCGTCCTCGTCAGCTCGGCCCTCCTCGCCTCCCAGCACGGCGACATCAACCCCTGGGTCCTCGGCACCTGCGCCACGGCCGGTGCGATCATCGGCGACTCGATCGGCTACGCCATCGGACGCAGGGGCGGACGGCCCCTGCTGGCCTGGTGCGGCGGCAAGTTCCCCAAGCACTTCAGCGAGGCCAACATCGCGCTGGCCGAGCGGTCCTTCCAGAAATGGGGCATGTGGGCCGTCTTCTTCGGCCGTTTCGTCGCCCTGCTGCGGATCTTCGCCGGCCCCCTCGCCGGCGTGCTCCGCATGCCGTACTGGAAGTTCCTGATCGCCAACGTCTTCGGCGGCATCCTCTGGGCAGGCGGCACGACGGCCGTCGTGTACTCGGTCGGCATCGTCGCCGAGGCGTGGCTGAAGCGCTTCTCCTGGCTGGGGCTCGTCCTCGCCGTGGCCTTCGGCCTGACCTCGATGCTCGTACTGAAGAGCCGGGCGAAGAAGGCCGCCGCGCGCGCCGGGGCGGCCCGGGCCGACGACGCCGCGGCGACCGCCCCGGAGGACGGCGCGGCCGCGGCATCGCCTACGGTGCAGGTGGGCGCGGCACGGAAGTAG
- a CDS encoding spermidine synthase, translated as MDDPIPVERAVDNGTARLLPDIDRPRAWLLTVEGAPQSYVDLDDPTHLEFEYARRLAHVLDGTGEEGAPLDVLHLGGGALTLPRYVAATRPGSRQDVVEADCRLLALVAERLPLPPGSGISVHAADARAWLERAPENSADVLIADVFGGSRVPAHLTSREYAGAACRALRPDGVYAANLADSAPFGFLRSQLATFADVFPELALVAEPGVLRGRRFGNAVLLASHTPIDVAALARRTASDVFPARVEYGDGLRSFIGAARPVGDEDATGSPEPPAGSFGIG; from the coding sequence GTGGACGATCCCATTCCCGTCGAGCGCGCCGTGGACAACGGCACCGCCAGACTCCTTCCCGACATCGACCGGCCCCGCGCCTGGCTGCTCACCGTGGAGGGAGCGCCCCAGTCCTACGTCGACCTGGACGATCCCACGCATCTGGAGTTCGAGTACGCACGGCGGCTCGCGCACGTCCTCGACGGGACCGGAGAAGAGGGCGCACCGCTGGACGTCCTGCACCTCGGCGGCGGTGCCCTCACCCTGCCCCGGTACGTCGCGGCCACCCGCCCCGGCTCACGGCAGGACGTGGTGGAGGCGGACTGCCGACTGCTGGCACTGGTCGCGGAACGACTTCCGCTGCCGCCTGGCTCGGGGATATCCGTGCACGCCGCGGACGCACGCGCGTGGCTGGAGCGGGCGCCCGAGAACTCGGCGGACGTCCTGATCGCCGATGTCTTCGGCGGCTCGCGCGTACCGGCGCACCTCACCTCCCGGGAGTACGCCGGGGCCGCCTGCCGTGCCCTCCGACCCGACGGGGTCTACGCGGCGAACCTCGCCGACAGCGCCCCGTTCGGATTCCTCCGCTCCCAACTGGCCACCTTCGCGGACGTGTTCCCGGAGCTCGCCCTGGTCGCCGAGCCGGGAGTGCTGCGCGGACGCCGCTTCGGCAACGCGGTCCTGCTGGCCTCGCACACGCCGATCGACGTCGCCGCCCTGGCGCGCCGCACGGCGTCGGACGTCTTTCCCGCCCGCGTGGAGTACGGCGACGGCCTGCGGAGCTTCATCGGAGCCGCCCGGCCCGTGGGCGACGAGGACGCGACGGGGTCGCCCGAGCCGCCGGCGGGATCGTTCGGCATCGGCTGA